The Streptomyces sp. NBC_01353 genome contains a region encoding:
- a CDS encoding helix-turn-helix domain-containing protein, with protein MLEALGLSTAESQVYQLLVGCGRSRVDRVGQLLGLSREHLDEALRVLADKGLVTITDDRPAHLIPAPPDIAGETLLLLRMNELHSVRGVLRQLTKEYRTAPGTASLEEIAEIVPDETLAQRYEQIQRLARQEVLRFDTAPYLVDEDVNAAELEQLTAGIQYRTVYDRAAIEEDGAQGEMRLYSDAGEQARVLGKVPVKLVIVDRSAALVALRTDGARPPGAVVQIHRGPLLDALIALFELAWASALPLDPRLSDTGRNELSGAEIQLLILLLSGLTDDAIARQLDIGTRTVNRRIRGLMDLAGASSRMQLGWQASERGWITASDVNRMHTESSA; from the coding sequence ATGCTGGAGGCGCTGGGCCTGAGCACGGCCGAGTCGCAGGTGTACCAACTGCTGGTGGGGTGTGGCCGAAGCCGGGTCGACCGTGTGGGGCAGCTGCTCGGGCTGAGCCGCGAACATCTCGACGAGGCCCTGAGAGTGCTCGCGGACAAGGGTCTCGTCACCATCACCGACGACCGGCCCGCGCACCTGATACCCGCCCCACCGGACATTGCCGGGGAAACGCTGCTGCTGTTGCGGATGAACGAACTCCACTCCGTCAGGGGTGTGCTGAGGCAGCTCACCAAGGAGTACCGCACCGCGCCCGGAACCGCCTCTCTGGAGGAGATCGCCGAGATCGTGCCGGACGAGACGCTGGCGCAGCGGTACGAACAGATCCAGCGCCTCGCGCGCCAGGAGGTGCTGCGCTTCGACACGGCGCCGTACCTGGTGGACGAGGACGTCAACGCGGCCGAGCTCGAGCAGCTGACCGCGGGCATTCAATACCGTACGGTGTACGACCGCGCCGCGATCGAGGAGGACGGCGCACAGGGGGAGATGCGCCTGTACTCGGATGCCGGTGAGCAGGCCCGTGTGCTCGGCAAGGTCCCCGTCAAACTCGTCATCGTCGACAGATCCGCCGCACTTGTGGCACTGCGGACGGACGGCGCGAGACCGCCGGGTGCCGTCGTCCAGATCCACCGGGGGCCCCTGCTCGATGCCCTGATCGCACTCTTCGAACTTGCATGGGCGTCGGCACTCCCTCTGGACCCGCGGCTCTCCGACACAGGCAGAAACGAACTCTCGGGTGCGGAGATCCAGCTCCTGATCCTGCTGCTGTCCGGTCTGACCGACGACGCGATCGCCCGGCAACTGGACATCGGCACGCGGACGGTCAACCGCCGAATCCGCGGCCTCATGGACTTGGCCGGCGCCTCGAGCCGCATGCAACTGGGCTGGCAGGCGTCCGAGCGGGGCTGGATCACCGCGTCCGACGTGAACAGGATGCACACGGAAAGCTCCGCGTGA
- a CDS encoding SRPBCC family protein, whose protein sequence is MQLDHSFTVPADLDEAWKLFQDLDRVAPCMPGAVLDTHDDDSFTGRVKVKVGAVQMSYRGEGTVTRDAGARSMLLDLSGSETRGAGTASATVTATLTVDPAGTLVRVRTDLDITGRPAQFGRGIMTEVGDHIVQQFATRLEELLRDAGPAASAVSTTGTAENLQGRLATEPEAIDLGAAALPVLLRKAAAPAAAVLFAVVVIQALRRRSHW, encoded by the coding sequence ATGCAGCTCGACCACTCCTTCACCGTCCCGGCCGACCTCGACGAGGCCTGGAAGCTCTTCCAGGACCTCGACCGGGTCGCGCCCTGTATGCCCGGCGCCGTGCTCGACACCCACGACGACGACTCCTTCACCGGCCGCGTCAAGGTCAAGGTCGGCGCGGTGCAGATGAGTTACCGCGGCGAGGGCACCGTCACCCGCGATGCCGGCGCCCGCTCGATGCTCCTCGACCTCAGTGGGAGCGAGACCCGCGGCGCGGGCACCGCGTCGGCCACGGTCACCGCGACGCTGACCGTCGACCCGGCCGGCACCCTGGTGCGCGTACGCACGGACCTCGACATCACCGGCCGGCCGGCACAGTTCGGCCGGGGCATCATGACCGAGGTCGGCGACCACATCGTTCAGCAGTTCGCCACCCGACTCGAAGAGCTGCTGCGGGACGCAGGGCCCGCCGCGTCCGCGGTGTCCACGACGGGCACGGCGGAGAACCTCCAAGGCCGGCTCGCAACCGAGCCGGAGGCCATCGACCTCGGCGCGGCGGCGCTGCCCGTGCTGCTCAGGAAGGCTGCCGCACCCGCGGCGGCCGTGCTGTTCGCGGTGGTGGTGATTCAGGCGCTGAGGCGGCGTTCCCACTGGTGA